Within the Agromyces ramosus genome, the region ATAAGCGCAGCATCGCCCGCATCGGCGTGCGGGCCGCCGCGGTGCTCGCCACGGTCGGCCTTGCCGCCGCCATACTCGCCGCCGCGGCCCTCGTGCCCTGGCCCGAGCATCGCGTCGCCCCGCCGTCGCTCGTGGTGCAGCCCGCCGAAAGCCGCCAGCAGCGCGTCTGCCCCGGCCCGCTCCTCACCCTCGCCGACGACGCGGCCGAGGCGACGACCGCCTCCTCGATCGGGTCCGCCTCCGCCGTGACCGCCGTCGAGCCCGATGGCGCGACGGTCGACGAGACGCCCATCGAGGCGCCAGGCAATCCCGACGCCGATGCCGACGGAACGCCGACCACGATCTCGACCGAGGCGGGCGACGTCGATGCCGGCATGCTCGCGGGAGCGCAATCGCAGACCGCCTCGACCGAGACGCTCGCCGGCTTCGCGGCGGCGGCGTGCGCCGAGGCGCTCGCCGAGACCTGGCTCGTGGCCGGTGCGAGTGATCTCGGCCGCACGGCGCTCGTGCTCCTCGCGAACCCGACCGCCGTCTCAGCGACCGTCGACGTGCGGGTCATCGGCGAGTCCGGTCCCGTCGAGGCGCCGTCGGCGCTCGGCATCATCGTGCCCGCCGGCACCCAGCGCGTGCTGTCCCTCGCCGGCCTCGCTCCGAATCTCCGTTCTCCCGTCGTGCACGTGACGAGCACCGGCGGCGCGGTCGCCGCGACCATCGAGCACTCGGTCGTGCTGGGTCTCGCCCCCGCGGGCGTCGAACTCACCGGCGCTGCCGCTGCTCCGGCGACGAGCCAGGTGATCCCGGGCTTCCGCGTGACGCAGGACGGTGGCGTCGACCCTGCGGACGATCACGCCGAGGGCGACGACTTCCCGGCCGTGCGGCTCTTCGCCCCGGGCGACGCGCCCGTCGACGTCTCGATCGGCGTCGTGCCCGAGTCGGGAAGCGGCGGCTCCACGATCGACGTCACGCTGCAGCCCGGGCGGGTGAGCGACGTGCCCCTCGGGTCGCTCGACGCCGGTCTCTACACGATCCGGCTCGAGGGCGACGGCGAGTTCGTAACCGCGGCCCGAGCGACCACCGGCATTCCTGGTGAGCTGTCGCCCGACACGGGGGAGGCGGAGGCATCCGTCGATCTCGCCTGGAGCGTGGCGACGATGCCGCTGCTCGAGGACGCCATCGTCGCGATCCCGCGTGGCCCATCTCCGACGCTGCACCTGGCCAACACGGGCGAGGAGGAGGCGACTGCCACCGTGACGATCGGCGGCGACGCACGCGAGATGACGGTGCCGGCCGGAGGCTCGGTCTCGATGCAGCTCGACGCCGACGCGCCGACCCTGCTCGCGGGCGTCGGCGGACTCTACGGCGCGGTGTCCTACGCGGGCGATGGAGAGCTTGCGTCGTTCCCGGTGCAACCGCCCGGACCGCTCGACTCGCCGATCGAGGTCTTCCCGCTCTGACGAGAACCCGCGGCCGCCGCGGAGGCCGCCGCCGAGCCGTGCCGCCGCCGAGCCGTACCGCCGCTCAGAGGTGGCGGTAGCGGCCCGGGGCCAGCTCCCACGGGTCCTTGTCGAGGAACTCGGCGATCGCGCGGAACACGCAGCTCTCGATGAGCAGCTTCTCTTCGCGCTCCTCGCCCTCCTGGAGGCGGAGGAACCGGACGATCGGAAGTCGGAAGAAGACGATGCGGCGCTCATCGTGGATCACCTTCCACCGGTCGATGTGATCGCCGTGGATGGCTTCGGCCGGCCCCTGGGCGACTTCGAAGACGACTCCCTCGAGCTCGGGCCACAGCCCGCGCAGATATGCGGCGGTGGTCGCGACAGTCAGCTCGAACTCGTCGAGCCGGGTGTGCAGGAGCGGCAGGTGCGGGCCGGTCACCGGAGAGCGGAGACCGCGCCCGTGCCGATCGCGGGCGAGCCGCCTCGGTGAACGCGGCACGGAGGCGACACGACGAGAGCGGGGCATGCCTTCCATCGTAATGTCCGCGCTCGTCGATACTCTGGTGGGGCCATGAGACGTTGCACCCGCACCGCATGCCCCGCCGAGGCGGTCGCGACCATGACCTTCGACTATGCCGACTCCATGGCGGTGCTCGGCCCGCTCGCCCTCACGCGCGAACCGCATGGATACGACCTCTGCGCGCGTCACGCCGAGCGCACCTCCGCTCCTGTGGGCTGGCAGGTCGTGCGGCACGTTTCGCTCGGTGAGGTAGGTTTCAAGGCATGAAGCCCGATGTGCCATCCGACGCTCGCGCGCGCCTCGACGCCGTGGTGAAAGCCTACGACGTCCGCGGCATCGTCGGCGATGCGCTCACCGATGAGACCGTCGCCGCCCTCGCCGCGGGCTTCGTCGACGAAGTGGGCGCGGCGGGCGGCCAAGTGGTCGTCGGCCACGACATGCGCGACTCGTCGCCCGGCTTCGCCGCGGCATTCGCCGCCGGAGCCACCGCACGCGGCGCCGACGTCGTGTCGATCGGCCTGTGCTCCACCGACGAGAGCTACTTCGCCTCCGGTTCGATGCACGCACCCGCGGCGATGTTCACCGCGAGCCACAATCCCGCCGCGTACAACGGCATCAAGTTCTCGCGAGCCGGCGCCCAGGGCATCTCGCTCGACACCGGCCTCTCCGCCATTCGAGACCGCGCCGTCGACTACCTCGAGCAGGGCATCCCGGATGCCCCGACCAGGGGGTCGGTCACCGAAGTCGACGTGCTCGCCGACTACGCCGCCTACCTCCGTTCGCTCGTCGACCTCAGCGGCACGCGGCCGTTGAAGGTCGTCGTCGACGCCGGCAACGGCATGGGCGGGCTCACGGTACCGGCGGTCCTCGGCACGGCTGCGGGGCTTCCCGAGCTCCCGCTCGAGATCGTGCCGCTCTACTTCGAGCTCGACGGCACCTTCCCGAACCACGAGGCGAACCCACTCGAGCCCGCGAACCTCGTCGATCTGCAGCGCGCGGTCGTCGAGCACGGTGCCGACCTCGGCCTCGCCTTCGACGGCGACGCCGACCGATGCTTCGTCGTCGACGAGCAGGGCGGTGCAGTCAACCCCTCCGCGGTCGCGGCGATCGTCGCGCTCCGCGAGATCGAGCGCGTTCGAGCCGCCGGCGAAGACGACGTGAGCGCCATCCACAACCTGATCACGTCGCGATTCGTGGCAGAGACGATCGAGGCGGCGGGCGCCACGGCCATCCGCACGAAGGTCGGCCACTCGCTCATCAAGGACCGCATGAACGAGACCGGCGCGGTCTTCGGCGGCGAACACTCGGCCCACTACTACTTCCGTGACTTCTGGGGCGCCGACAACGGCATGCTCGCGGCGATGCACGTGCTCGCCGAGTTCGGCGCGCAGCAGGGTCCGCTGTCCGCGCTCGCCGCACGGTTCACGCCGTACTCCCTCTCTGGCGAGCTCAACTCGACCGTCGACGACGTGCCCGCGGCGTACACCCGCATCTTCGAGGCCTTCACCGGTCGCGCCGACTTCGACGAGTTCGACGGGCTCACCGTCACGGGCGTCACCGCCGAGAGCGAGCCGTTCTGGTGGTTCAACGTGCGGCCGTCGAACACCGAGCCGCTGCTCCGACTGAACGTCGAAGGCGGCGACGCCGCCACCATGGCGGCTATCCGCGACGAGGTGCTCGCGCTCATCCGGGGCTGACCCTTCGCCCCAGGCACGCGCGCGCGTGCATGGGGGCCCTCGGCTCGCGGGCGGCAGGCAGCCTCCGCGCCTGCGAGAATGGTGGGCATGGATGCCGTTGTCACCACCGCTCTGCCGTACAAGGTCGCCGATCTCTCACTCGCAGAGGCGGGGCGCCACCAGCTCCGTCTCGCGGAGAACGAGATGCCGGGCCTCATGGCCCTCCGTGCGGAGTTCGGCGAGTCGAAGCCGCTCGCCGGCGCCCGCATCGCGGGGAGCCTCCACATGACGGTGCAGACCGCGGTGCTCATCGAGACGCTCGTGGCGCTCGGCGCGCAGGTGCGCTGGGCGAGCTGCAACATCTTCTCCACGCAGGACGAGGCCGCCGCTGCCGTCGTCGTCGGTCCGTCCGGCACCGTCGAAGCACCGGCCGGCGTTCCCGTGTTCGCCTGGAAGGGCGAATCGCTCGAGGAGTACTGGTGGTGCACCGACCGCATCTTCGACTGGAACGCCGAGGCCGAGGCATCCGGCGCCGAGTGGATCGGTCCGAACATGATCCTCGACGACGGCGGCGACGCGACGATGCTCGTGCACCACGGCCGCGACTTCGAGGCCGCCGGCGTCGTGCCTGAGCCGGCCGACGACGCGAGCCACGAGTTCCGCGTCGTACTCGACACGCTCCGCCGCTCGCTCGAGGTCAGCGCCGACCGCTGGACCCGCATCGCCGCTGAGCTCCAGGGCGTCACCGAAGAGACCACGACCGGCGTGCACCGCCTGTACGAGCTGCACGCCAAGGGCGAACTGCTCTTCCCCGCGATCAATGTCAACGACTCCGTGACGAAGTCGAAGTTCGACAACAAGTACGGCATCCGGCACTCGCTGCCCGACGGGCTGAACCGTGCAACCGACGTGCTGATGGGCGGCAAGGTCGCCTTCGTCGCGGGCTACGGCGACGTGGGCAAGGGTGCCGCCGAGGCGCTTCGCGGCCAGGGCGCCCGCGTCATCGTGAGCGAGGTCGACCCCATCTGCGCGCTGCAGGCGGCCATGGACGGCTATCAGGTCGCACGTCTCGAGTCGGTGATCGGCGACGTCGACATCCTCGTCACGGGCACCGGCAACAAGAACGTGGTGCGCCTCGAGCACCTCCTCGGCCTGAAGCACCTCGCGATCGTTGCGAACGTGGGCCATTTCGACAACGAGATCGACATGGCCGGCCTCGAGTCCCTCGAGGGTGCCGAGCGCATCGAGATCAAGCCGCAGGTGCACGAGTGGCGGCTGCCCACCGGGCGAAGCGTGCTCGTGCTCTCCGAGGGGCGCCTCATGAACCTCGGCAATGCGACGGGGCATCCCTCGTTCGTCATGTCGAACTCGTTCACGAACCAGGTGCTCGCCCAGATCGAGCTCTGGACCCGCCCCGACGCCTACCCGGTGGGCGTCTACGTGCTGCCCAAGCACCTCGACGAGAAGGTCGCCCGGCTCCACCTCGACGCGCTCGGCGTCGAACTGACCGAGCTCACGCCCGAGCAGGCGTCGTACATCGGCGTCGCCGTCGAGGGCCCGTACAAGGTCGACCACTACCGGTACTGAGGGCGCAGCGGATGCCCCGGCTCGCGTCAGCGCGCGGGGAATCCGTTCGGCGTCGCGGTGAGCACCGGCTCGAGCAGTGCCATGCGTTCGCCCTCGAGCCGGAGCGCCGCGAGGTCGCGCTCGCGGCGGAGCGCCGTGACGCCCGCGAGGAAGCGCTCGGGCGGGGCATCCGGCACCGGCGACACGAAGGGCGCCACCTCGGCGGCGAGGGATGCCGCGACTCGCGCCCGGCTCTCGGGCACGAGGTGCGCCACGTTCGTGAAGAACGCGGCGACGCGCCGCGCGACCGGGTCGGGCAGGCGCCCGACGTCGGCGATCGCCGCCCATGCGGTGAGCTCGGCGGGCACGCCGAACGCGGTCGACGGCAGCTTCGGCACTCGTTCGACCTGGCTGTGCGTGCCGGCGAGCAGGTCGCCGAGACGCTTCGACGACGGGTTCAGGAATCCGACGAGCACGGCGAGGCCGCCGAGCGTGAGGTAGATCTCGATCACGCCGGTGAGCGCCCGGATGAATGCGTGGCGGAACCCGATCGCCCCGCCGTCGTCGCGCACGACGCGCAGCCCGAGCGCGAGCTTGCCGAGTGAACGACCCTTCGACGCCGTCTCGACGGCGGTGGGCAGCACGACGATGCACAGCACGATGCCGCCGATCATGATCGCGCGGAAGGCCGCCTCGTCGACGCCGAGGCCGGCGAGTGCGAAGAGCAGGCCGATGAAGAGGAGCACGGAGACGAGCACGTCGATCGCGCAACCGCCGCCGCGGATGAGGGCGCTGGCGGGGCGGAGGTCGAGGGTGACCGCTTCGCCCGTGAGCACGCCCTCGTCGTCGAAGCGGGGGGCCCGATTCCGGACGGTCGTGGAGTCGGCCATGGATAGTATTCAAGCAGATGGACCTCGACGCACTCGCCTCCGCCCGCCACGACGACTGGCAGCGTCTCGACGCGCTCGCGCGGGAGCACCGGCTCCGTGGCCCCGAGGCGGACGAGCTCATCGAGCGCTACCAGGCGGGGGCATCCGACCTGTCGCTCGTGCAGACCACCGCCGGTTCGACCGCGCTCGGCGACCGCCTCTCCGTGTCGCTCGCGCGAGCGCGGCTCGCCTTCACGGGCGTGCCCGAGAACCCGTTGCGGCAATTCACCCGGTTCGCCGTCGTGAGCCTCCCCGCCGCCCTCTACCGGCTGCGCTGGCTGACGCTCGCCGTCGCGCTCGCGACATTCGCCGTCGCCGCCCTCTACGCCTGGTGGATCGGGAGCGACCCGCGCGTGCTCGCGAACCTCGGCACCGAACGCGAGCTTCGCCAGATCGCCGAAGAGGGCTTCGTCGCCTACTACTCGGAGAACCCGGCCGCCTCGTTCGCGGGGGCGGTCTGGACCAACAACGCCTGGATCGCCGCGCAGTGCGTCGCCTTCGGCATCCTCGGCGTCTGGGTGCCGTGGGTGGTCCTGCAGAACGCGCAGAACCTCGGTGTCACCGCCGCCATCATGTTCGCCTACGACGAGGCCGACGCATTCTTCCTCTACATCGCCCCGCACGGGCTGCTCGAGCTCACCTGCGTGTTCGTCGCGGCGGCGGCGGGCCTGCGCATCTTCTGGGCCTGGGTCGCACCGGGACCGCGCCCGCGCGGCGTCGCCCTCGCCGAAGACGCCCGGTCGCTCTTCAGCGTGGCCATAGGGCTCGTCTTCTTCCTCTTCATCGCCGGTCTCATCGAGGGATTCGTGACGCCCGCGCCGTGGCCGTGGCCTGTGAAGATCGGCATCGGCGTCCTCGCGCTCGGCGGATTCCTCGCGTACATGCTCGTGCTCGGGCGTCGTGCGTGGCTCGCCGGCGAGACGGGCGACCTGCTCGAGTTCGACGCCGGCGCGACGCGCATCGTCGCCGGCTGAGCCCACTGCCCCAGAAGGCCGAGTCAGGCGGAGTCGGGCGGCGCCGGCCGCCGGAGACGACGATGGCGGATGCCTCGTGGGACATCCGCCATCGTGAACGCCGACGCGAAAGGCTACGTGGTCAGTGCCGCCGGGCGCTCGAAGACGAGCTTGTAGACGGCGCCGGCGATGATCGCGCCGAGGATCGGGGCGACGATCGACGCCCAGACCTGCAGCAGCGCCTCCCCGCCGCCGTAGATCGCGGTCGCGATGGAGCGCGCCGGGTTGAATGAGGCGTTCGAGACCGGGATCGCCACGAGCGCGAGCATCGTGAGGGTGAGCCCGATGGCGAGCGGTGCGAAGCCTGCGGCGGCGCGAACGCTCGTGACGCCGAGGATCACGAAGAGGAAGACGGCGGTGGCGATCGTCTCGACGAGGAGCATCGAGAGGAGCCCGAAGCCGCCGGGCGAGAGCTCGTCGTAGCCGGTCGAGGCACCCTGGAAGGCCACGATGTCGAAGAGCGGCCCGGTCGAGAGCACCCCGAGCAGGAGCGTGCTCGCGAGGATGCCGCCGACGAGCTGCGCGGCGAGGTAGCCGCCGACCTCACGCCAGGCGAACCGGCCCGCGACCGCGAGCCCGAATGTAACGGCGGGGTTGAAGTGACCGCCCGACACCGGTCCGAAGGCGTACGCGCCGACGACGACCGAGAGGCCGAGGGCGAGGGCGACGCCGAGGAAGCCCACGTTCAGGCCGCCCTCACCGTCCGCGAATCCAGCGGCGAAGATCGCCGCGCCGATGACGCCGAAGACGAGGATGAACGTGCCGAGGAGTTCGGCCGTGAGCTTCTGGGCGGTGGAGGGGAGCGTGGTCGCGGAGGGCGCGACCACGGTTGCTGCATCGGACATGGAGATTCCTTTCAGGGGGAGGACACAGAGCGGGCACAACGAAGTCGGCGCACCCCCGGCGGCGCCTCCAGCGACCATATCGAGCGCGCCGCGCCGTACCGGTGAAGCGCGCGCGAATGTTGCGAGAAACCGACGACGGCGCGCCGTCACGCGGGCTGCGCCGGGCGCCCCGTCAGAGCCGCCCCGACGCCTTCAGTTCGAGGTAGAGGTCGGCGAGTGCCGGCGGCAGCTGCTGCGGCGCGGCGCGCACCGTCAGGCCGCCGAGGCGACGGATGGCGGCCTCGACCCGGGCGCCGTCGAGGAGCGCACGCTCGGCCGCGGCCGCCGCGTAGGTCTCGTCGAGGTCGCCACGTGCACGGCTCGCCGCGATCAGGCCCGGATCGGCGACGGAAGCCACGATGACCGTGTGCCGCGTCGTGAGCTGCGGCAGCACCGAGAGGAGCCCGCGCGCCGAGCCCGGGGCATCCGCCGCTGTCAGGAGCACGACGAGCGCGTGCCGGCTCGTGACCCGGCGCACCTGCGCCGGCACCGCCGCCCAATCGGCCTCGATGAGCTCGGCGTCGATGCCGGCCATCGTGTCGACCATGCGCGCGAGCAGCTCCGGGCCGCTCGACCCGTGCACGCGACCCCGCAAGCGGCGGTCGTAGGCGAGGAAGTCGACGCGGTCGCCGGCATGCGAGGCGAGGGCCGCGAGCAGCAGGGACGCCTCGTAGCTCGTGTCGAGTCGCGGTTCGTCGGCGATGCGCGCCGCGGCCGTGCGGGAGGTATCGGCGACGATCACGATGC harbors:
- a CDS encoding DUF5719 family protein — protein: MPDKRSIARIGVRAAAVLATVGLAAAILAAAALVPWPEHRVAPPSLVVQPAESRQQRVCPGPLLTLADDAAEATTASSIGSASAVTAVEPDGATVDETPIEAPGNPDADADGTPTTISTEAGDVDAGMLAGAQSQTASTETLAGFAAAACAEALAETWLVAGASDLGRTALVLLANPTAVSATVDVRVIGESGPVEAPSALGIIVPAGTQRVLSLAGLAPNLRSPVVHVTSTGGAVAATIEHSVVLGLAPAGVELTGAAAAPATSQVIPGFRVTQDGGVDPADDHAEGDDFPAVRLFAPGDAPVDVSIGVVPESGSGGSTIDVTLQPGRVSDVPLGSLDAGLYTIRLEGDGEFVTAARATTGIPGELSPDTGEAEASVDLAWSVATMPLLEDAIVAIPRGPSPTLHLANTGEEEATATVTIGGDAREMTVPAGGSVSMQLDADAPTLLAGVGGLYGAVSYAGDGELASFPVQPPGPLDSPIEVFPL
- a CDS encoding DUF3499 family protein, whose amino-acid sequence is MRRCTRTACPAEAVATMTFDYADSMAVLGPLALTREPHGYDLCARHAERTSAPVGWQVVRHVSLGEVGFKA
- a CDS encoding phosphomannomutase/phosphoglucomutase, producing MKPDVPSDARARLDAVVKAYDVRGIVGDALTDETVAALAAGFVDEVGAAGGQVVVGHDMRDSSPGFAAAFAAGATARGADVVSIGLCSTDESYFASGSMHAPAAMFTASHNPAAYNGIKFSRAGAQGISLDTGLSAIRDRAVDYLEQGIPDAPTRGSVTEVDVLADYAAYLRSLVDLSGTRPLKVVVDAGNGMGGLTVPAVLGTAAGLPELPLEIVPLYFELDGTFPNHEANPLEPANLVDLQRAVVEHGADLGLAFDGDADRCFVVDEQGGAVNPSAVAAIVALREIERVRAAGEDDVSAIHNLITSRFVAETIEAAGATAIRTKVGHSLIKDRMNETGAVFGGEHSAHYYFRDFWGADNGMLAAMHVLAEFGAQQGPLSALAARFTPYSLSGELNSTVDDVPAAYTRIFEAFTGRADFDEFDGLTVTGVTAESEPFWWFNVRPSNTEPLLRLNVEGGDAATMAAIRDEVLALIRG
- the ahcY gene encoding adenosylhomocysteinase; translated protein: MDAVVTTALPYKVADLSLAEAGRHQLRLAENEMPGLMALRAEFGESKPLAGARIAGSLHMTVQTAVLIETLVALGAQVRWASCNIFSTQDEAAAAVVVGPSGTVEAPAGVPVFAWKGESLEEYWWCTDRIFDWNAEAEASGAEWIGPNMILDDGGDATMLVHHGRDFEAAGVVPEPADDASHEFRVVLDTLRRSLEVSADRWTRIAAELQGVTEETTTGVHRLYELHAKGELLFPAINVNDSVTKSKFDNKYGIRHSLPDGLNRATDVLMGGKVAFVAGYGDVGKGAAEALRGQGARVIVSEVDPICALQAAMDGYQVARLESVIGDVDILVTGTGNKNVVRLEHLLGLKHLAIVANVGHFDNEIDMAGLESLEGAERIEIKPQVHEWRLPTGRSVLVLSEGRLMNLGNATGHPSFVMSNSFTNQVLAQIELWTRPDAYPVGVYVLPKHLDEKVARLHLDALGVELTELTPEQASYIGVAVEGPYKVDHYRY
- a CDS encoding RDD family protein, with protein sequence MADSTTVRNRAPRFDDEGVLTGEAVTLDLRPASALIRGGGCAIDVLVSVLLFIGLLFALAGLGVDEAAFRAIMIGGIVLCIVVLPTAVETASKGRSLGKLALGLRVVRDDGGAIGFRHAFIRALTGVIEIYLTLGGLAVLVGFLNPSSKRLGDLLAGTHSQVERVPKLPSTAFGVPAELTAWAAIADVGRLPDPVARRVAAFFTNVAHLVPESRARVAASLAAEVAPFVSPVPDAPPERFLAGVTALRRERDLAALRLEGERMALLEPVLTATPNGFPAR
- a CDS encoding stage II sporulation protein M, coding for MDLDALASARHDDWQRLDALAREHRLRGPEADELIERYQAGASDLSLVQTTAGSTALGDRLSVSLARARLAFTGVPENPLRQFTRFAVVSLPAALYRLRWLTLAVALATFAVAALYAWWIGSDPRVLANLGTERELRQIAEEGFVAYYSENPAASFAGAVWTNNAWIAAQCVAFGILGVWVPWVVLQNAQNLGVTAAIMFAYDEADAFFLYIAPHGLLELTCVFVAAAAGLRIFWAWVAPGPRPRGVALAEDARSLFSVAIGLVFFLFIAGLIEGFVTPAPWPWPVKIGIGVLALGGFLAYMLVLGRRAWLAGETGDLLEFDAGATRIVAG
- the aqpZ gene encoding aquaporin Z yields the protein MSDAATVVAPSATTLPSTAQKLTAELLGTFILVFGVIGAAIFAAGFADGEGGLNVGFLGVALALGLSVVVGAYAFGPVSGGHFNPAVTFGLAVAGRFAWREVGGYLAAQLVGGILASTLLLGVLSTGPLFDIVAFQGASTGYDELSPGGFGLLSMLLVETIATAVFLFVILGVTSVRAAAGFAPLAIGLTLTMLALVAIPVSNASFNPARSIATAIYGGGEALLQVWASIVAPILGAIIAGAVYKLVFERPAALTT